From a region of the Triticum aestivum cultivar Chinese Spring chromosome 7D, IWGSC CS RefSeq v2.1, whole genome shotgun sequence genome:
- the LOC123169898 gene encoding sphinganine C4-monooxygenase 1-like, whose protein sequence is MQIVVGMSMLDGWQYAWHRYMHRNKFLYRHVHSWHHRLVVPYAFGAQYNHPVEGLLLDTGGGVLAFLASGMSPRVSIFFFTLCTVKGVDDHCGLWLPGNVFRLCFWNNTLYHDVHHQPRASRYNFSQPFFVTWDKVFGTHMPYVVEHRPQGGLLVRPMEALN, encoded by the coding sequence ATGCAGATCGTGGTGGGCATGTCCATGCTGGACGGGTGGCAGTACGCGTGGCACCGGTACATGCACCGCAACAAGTTCCTGTACCGGCACGTCCACTCGTGGCACCACCGCCTCGTCGTGCCCTACGCCTTCGGTGCACAGTACAACCACCCCGTGGAGGGCCTCCTCCTCGACACCGGCGGCGGCGTGCTCGCCTTCCTCGCCTCCGGCATGTCGCCCCGcgtctccatcttcttcttcacgcTCTGCACCGTCAAGGGCGTGGACGACCACTGCGGCCTGTGGCTGCCGGGGAACGTGTTCCGCCTCTGCTTCTGGAACAACACGTTGTACCACGACGTCCACCATCAGCCGCGCGCTAGCAGATACAACTTCTCGCAGCCCTTCTTTGTGACGTGGGACAAGGTGTTTGGGACGCACATGCCCTATGTGGTCGAGCACAGGCCCCAAGGAGGCCTCCTCGTGCGGCCCATGGAAGCCCTTAACTAA